The Nocardia arthritidis genome has a window encoding:
- a CDS encoding PPOX class F420-dependent oxidoreductase, which translates to MAESRNTADDLDDINRRTRHGNTRPATISSSHTDILYKKGFAHLASLGPDGEPQSHPVWFDFDAAHGRLLVSTGTDRQKYRNIQRDPRVSVSILDPDDPYRYLEVRGRVVKIEPDPEKAFLDQLARKYLDLDTYPYEQRRNVERVILHIQPAHVIA; encoded by the coding sequence ATGGCTGAGAGCCGCAACACGGCGGACGATCTCGACGACATCAACCGGCGAACACGCCACGGGAACACACGGCCTGCCACGATCTCCAGCAGCCACACCGACATCCTGTACAAGAAGGGCTTCGCGCACCTGGCGTCTCTGGGGCCCGACGGTGAGCCGCAATCACACCCGGTATGGTTCGACTTCGATGCCGCCCACGGGCGGCTGCTCGTCTCGACCGGCACCGACCGGCAGAAATACCGCAACATCCAGCGGGATCCGCGGGTGTCGGTCTCGATCCTCGATCCCGACGACCCCTATCGCTACCTGGAAGTCCGCGGCCGTGTCGTCAAGATCGAGCCAGATCCCGAGAAAGCATTCCTGGACCAATTGGCACGCAAATACCTGGATCTGGACACCTACCCCTACGAGCAGAGACGGAATGTCGAGCGGGTGATCCTCCACATCCAGCCCGCTCACGTCATAGCCTGA
- a CDS encoding MarR family winged helix-turn-helix transcriptional regulator: protein MSQEETVGELEQSVGYVLKQAQAALHSAMDAALRPLELTVSQYACLELLGQNPGISNSELARGAFVTRQSMNLVLRGLQDRGLLTRPEQAPHGRVLPTRLTTSGQEKLHAASVAVRAIERQMFSPLSAEEQRRLRNDLAVCVAAIPPAAPK, encoded by the coding sequence ATGAGTCAAGAGGAGACCGTGGGCGAACTAGAGCAGTCGGTGGGCTATGTCCTCAAACAGGCCCAGGCCGCGCTGCACTCCGCGATGGACGCGGCGCTGCGGCCGCTGGAGCTGACCGTCTCGCAATACGCCTGCCTCGAACTGCTCGGCCAGAACCCCGGAATATCCAACTCCGAACTCGCCCGTGGCGCGTTCGTCACCCGCCAATCAATGAACCTCGTCCTGCGCGGATTACAAGACCGTGGCCTGCTCACCCGACCCGAGCAAGCCCCCCACGGCCGCGTGCTGCCCACCCGGCTCACAACCTCCGGGCAGGAAAAACTGCACGCCGCCAGCGTGGCCGTGCGCGCCATCGAACGGCAAATGTTCTCCCCACTGTCCGCGGAAGAACAACGTCGGCTGCGCAACGACCTTGCCGTCTGTGTTGCCGCCATTCCCCCGGCCGCACCCAAGTAG
- a CDS encoding protein tyrosine phosphatase encodes MRHRLLRGTGAVRLTALIVTVGVVLVGCGHSAAPAESGRGTLIVDFLNQPGLPANFRTTGMPLGSDGGPAPSVAGLVELHESGSTAPSADGFRAIQETLPPGRHIDVDLRQETHLYVNGMVVSWYGPGDDANMGMSKQAVLNLQDQRARQLHDDREITFGGPHGKPIPPITGPRTVQTEQQAATEAGMEYAYFPVPDRHMPDPGTVDDFVAFVRDLPPDTWLHFHCRAGHGRTTTFMALYDMMRNAKQVSLADILRRQYLIDPPHAGTKGAANLEKESAAHPFVDQFYQYAHDNNDDFRTSFTAWLKAHSG; translated from the coding sequence ATGCGCCATAGGTTGTTGCGCGGTACCGGCGCGGTTCGGCTGACTGCCTTGATCGTCACGGTCGGGGTTGTGCTCGTCGGCTGCGGGCATTCGGCGGCGCCGGCAGAGAGCGGTCGGGGGACGCTGATCGTCGACTTCCTGAATCAGCCCGGGCTGCCTGCGAACTTCCGGACCACCGGCATGCCACTGGGGTCCGACGGTGGGCCGGCTCCGAGTGTCGCCGGACTGGTCGAGCTGCACGAGTCCGGGAGCACCGCGCCATCGGCCGATGGGTTTCGCGCCATACAGGAGACGCTGCCGCCAGGGCGGCACATCGATGTGGATTTGCGCCAGGAGACGCATCTCTACGTCAACGGCATGGTCGTTTCCTGGTACGGCCCCGGCGACGACGCGAATATGGGTATGAGCAAGCAGGCCGTGCTGAACCTGCAGGACCAACGGGCGCGACAACTTCACGACGATCGCGAAATCACCTTCGGTGGTCCGCACGGCAAGCCGATACCGCCGATCACCGGCCCCCGCACCGTACAGACCGAACAGCAAGCCGCCACCGAAGCCGGGATGGAATACGCGTATTTTCCGGTGCCGGACCGCCACATGCCCGATCCGGGCACGGTCGACGATTTCGTCGCCTTCGTGCGCGACCTGCCACCCGACACCTGGTTGCATTTCCATTGCCGGGCGGGCCACGGCCGGACGACAACCTTCATGGCCCTGTACGACATGATGCGCAATGCTAAACAGGTGTCACTGGCTGATATCCTGCGCCGTCAATACCTCATCGACCCGCCCCACGCGGGTACCAAAGGCGCGGCGAACCTCGAAAAGGAATCCGCCGCACACCCATTTGTCGATCAGTTCTACCAATATGCCCACGACAACAATGACGACTTCCGGACGTCGTTCACCGCCTGGTTGAAAGCCCACTCCGGATAA
- a CDS encoding GntR family transcriptional regulator, producing the protein MTTLPKVPRRGLAHEAADLIRQAIFSGDFPPGAPLREVQLAAALGISRGSVREGLALLEREGLIRGGWHRGTSVIEITARDVEEVYTLRSALDRLAAVTAQAKAGPAQWAELDALVEAMTAELGDAASAPRLLALDIAFHDRIYEAADNDRLNRAWQAVRSQVYLFQTRRVAFGYEHYRERVVDEHRELVALLRGGDREALAHCAEEHVHTARRSLLAHLPPDSSGQKSSTT; encoded by the coding sequence ATGACAACGCTGCCCAAGGTGCCCCGTCGCGGCCTGGCACACGAGGCCGCCGATCTCATTCGCCAAGCGATCTTCTCCGGCGATTTCCCGCCGGGGGCGCCGCTGCGGGAGGTTCAGCTCGCCGCCGCGCTGGGAATCAGCCGCGGCTCGGTGCGCGAGGGCTTGGCGCTGCTGGAACGCGAGGGACTCATTCGAGGCGGCTGGCACCGCGGCACCAGCGTTATCGAGATCACCGCACGCGATGTCGAAGAGGTTTACACACTGCGCTCCGCGTTGGACCGGCTCGCGGCCGTCACCGCCCAGGCCAAGGCCGGCCCGGCGCAATGGGCCGAACTCGACGCCCTGGTCGAGGCGATGACGGCGGAACTCGGCGATGCGGCGTCGGCACCCCGATTGCTCGCGCTCGACATCGCCTTTCACGACCGGATATACGAAGCCGCCGACAACGACAGACTCAACCGGGCCTGGCAGGCGGTGCGCTCACAGGTCTACCTGTTCCAAACGCGCCGGGTCGCCTTCGGCTACGAGCACTATCGCGAACGTGTGGTCGACGAGCACCGTGAACTGGTGGCCCTGCTGCGCGGCGGCGACCGCGAAGCATTGGCCCACTGCGCCGAAGAACATGTCCACACGGCCCGCCGCAGCCTCCTCGCCCATCTGCCGCCCGATTCGAGCGGCCAGAAATCGAGCACCACATGA
- a CDS encoding VOC family protein produces the protein MATRPAVHLAIPVDSLDEARKFYRNVLGLDEGRSTDHWIDWNLRGHQLVTHLVPGGRIPPGTSEVDGHDVPIPHFGLLLTPDDFHALADRLRAAGIEFVIEPYLRFPDRPARQWTMFFRDPAGNALEFKAFHDESQIFAR, from the coding sequence ATGGCGACCCGTCCCGCGGTACATCTGGCGATACCGGTCGACAGCCTGGATGAGGCCCGCAAGTTCTACCGCAATGTGCTCGGCCTCGACGAGGGACGCTCCACCGACCATTGGATCGATTGGAATCTGCGTGGTCACCAATTGGTGACGCACCTGGTGCCGGGCGGCCGGATCCCGCCGGGAACCAGTGAGGTCGACGGGCATGACGTGCCGATCCCGCATTTCGGACTCCTGCTGACGCCGGACGACTTCCATGCGCTGGCCGACCGGTTGCGCGCGGCCGGGATCGAATTCGTGATCGAGCCCTATCTCCGCTTCCCTGACCGGCCGGCGCGGCAGTGGACGATGTTCTTTCGCGATCCCGCCGGAAATGCGTTGGAGTTCAAGGCATTCCACGACGAGTCGCAGATATTCGCCCGATGA
- a CDS encoding SDR family NAD(P)-dependent oxidoreductase, with translation MRNVLVTGASRGIGRAVALAFAECGDRVAVHYGSDRTGAEETVRRLPGIGHTIVTGDVADPVAAQHIVDQTARALGGIDVLVNNAAIAPGADNRHAVTEVNYPEWQRIWRRMIDVDLLGAVHLTYCTARHLIDRGASGSIVNIGSRGAFRGEPDFPAYGASKAALHAFGQSMAIALAPHGIAVTSVAPGIVGTERQESSLAAPAGAAIRAQSPFGRVGTPEEVAAAVRYLASPEAAWASGTVLDLNGASYLRT, from the coding sequence ATGAGGAACGTCCTTGTCACCGGAGCCTCGCGTGGGATCGGCCGGGCCGTGGCGCTGGCATTCGCCGAGTGCGGTGATCGGGTGGCGGTGCATTACGGGAGCGATCGCACCGGCGCCGAGGAAACAGTGCGGCGGCTACCTGGAATCGGGCACACGATTGTGACCGGCGATGTCGCCGATCCCGTTGCGGCGCAGCATATCGTCGACCAGACCGCGCGTGCGCTCGGTGGGATCGATGTCCTGGTCAACAATGCCGCCATCGCGCCGGGCGCCGACAACCGCCACGCCGTGACGGAGGTGAACTATCCCGAGTGGCAACGGATTTGGCGGCGAATGATCGATGTCGACCTCCTGGGCGCCGTCCACCTGACCTACTGCACCGCTCGCCATCTCATCGACCGCGGTGCGTCCGGCAGCATCGTCAATATCGGTTCGCGCGGTGCGTTCCGGGGTGAGCCGGATTTCCCCGCCTACGGTGCGAGCAAGGCCGCACTGCATGCTTTCGGGCAGTCGATGGCCATCGCGCTTGCCCCGCACGGGATCGCGGTGACTTCCGTAGCGCCCGGAATCGTCGGCACCGAACGCCAGGAGTCGTCCCTGGCCGCTCCGGCCGGTGCGGCGATTCGCGCCCAGAGCCCCTTCGGGCGTGTGGGGACGCCCGAGGAGGTCGCCGCCGCGGTCCGGTATCTGGCCTCGCCCGAGGCGGCCTGGGCGTCCGGGACGGTACTCGACCTCAATGGTGCTTCCTACCTGCGGACCTGA